The Dehalococcoidia bacterium genome has a segment encoding these proteins:
- a CDS encoding HAD family hydrolase — MAIAYDFDGTLSPGNMQEHSFLPDIGLTPNEFWSLADQLAKEHEADSVLTYMNLMLKKAAGADVRVRREDFRSHGSSVKLFKGVPSWFERINDYGKHVGLKVEHYVISSGLREMIEGTAIAHQFKMIYASAFKYDANGVAEWPALAINFTTKTQYLFRINKGVLDVYDNKKINEFVPMEERPIPFGRMIFIGDGETDIPCFSLVKGLGGHSIAVYKPRTRDAMGKALRLVDDGRVNFVAPADYSKGSRLDTIVGAIMEKIARDCELDFLGKQE, encoded by the coding sequence ATGGCGATAGCATATGATTTCGATGGGACCCTTTCACCGGGGAATATGCAGGAACATAGCTTCCTTCCGGATATTGGGCTGACACCGAACGAGTTCTGGAGTCTGGCGGATCAACTTGCCAAGGAACATGAGGCGGATAGCGTCCTAACGTATATGAATCTAATGCTGAAGAAGGCAGCGGGGGCAGACGTCCGAGTTAGAAGAGAAGATTTCAGGAGTCATGGAAGCTCAGTCAAACTGTTCAAAGGTGTCCCATCATGGTTTGAGCGTATCAATGATTATGGGAAGCACGTAGGACTCAAAGTGGAGCACTACGTCATTTCCTCCGGTCTCCGTGAAATGATAGAAGGCACAGCCATTGCGCATCAGTTCAAGATGATCTACGCTTCGGCTTTCAAGTACGACGCAAATGGCGTAGCTGAATGGCCAGCATTGGCAATAAACTTCACAACAAAAACTCAGTACCTGTTTCGCATAAACAAGGGTGTTCTCGATGTGTATGACAACAAGAAGATCAATGAGTTTGTGCCAATGGAAGAGCGCCCAATTCCGTTCGGACGCATGATCTTTATCGGTGATGGTGAAACGGACATCCCCTGTTTCAGCTTGGTCAAAGGCTTGGGTGGGCATTCAATTGCTGTTTACAAGCCCAGGACTAGAGACGCCATGGGGAAAGCACTGAGATTGGTTGACGATGGCCGTGTGAATTTTGTGGCTCCGGCGGACTATTCTAAGGGGAGCAGACTTGACACTATCGTTGGGGCAATAATGGAGAAGATCGCTCGTGACTGTGAACTGGATTTTCTCGGCAAGCAGGAATAA
- a CDS encoding DUF5679 domain-containing protein encodes MQAYCVKCRVKQEIKNPKAITMKNGKPATQGVCPACGTKMFRIGKS; translated from the coding sequence ATGCAAGCTTACTGTGTCAAGTGTCGGGTGAAGCAGGAGATCAAGAATCCGAAGGCCATCACCATGAAGAACGGAAAGCCAGCGACACAGGGTGTGTGCCCAGCCTGCGGCACCAAGATGTTCAGGATCGGGAAGAGCTAA
- a CDS encoding Xaa-Pro peptidase family protein translates to MNQRIDIAPAEYRSRLANLRSRMAGQNIDVALVFDHPDVYYFAGTAAYSTLLIPNAGDPTLFVRMGIDVALRDSWLPPDNIRRFQGMEKLIIALAEIAPGARTIGVEKDLISANLWDKLLCLLPHCKIEDISPAILSARMVKSDAEIKLLKRASAISRQGFERCREMLKEGITEMEIQCEIERVQRAIGAEEAMSVRMLAGSGCFGLVASGPNTDQICGGAVAISSVGTSPAHPYGSSLRSLKQGDLVIVNKGTVYQGYHADEARTFVLGKADAKQQEMFKITREIQTETIEAVKPGAAVSEIYDAAKRIALKYDCFDYFMGYGQCGVEYVGHGVGLEIDEQPLIAPRNKTVLQPGMTLAIEPKLVVPGWGGIDIEDTVLVTKSGYERLTHSLKAL, encoded by the coding sequence ATGAACCAGCGGATCGACATAGCACCAGCGGAATACCGCTCCAGGCTTGCTAACCTGAGAAGCCGGATGGCCGGGCAAAACATCGATGTGGCCCTTGTCTTCGATCACCCGGATGTCTACTATTTTGCCGGAACAGCAGCGTATTCCACCCTGCTCATACCCAACGCCGGTGATCCTACGCTTTTCGTCAGAATGGGCATCGACGTGGCCCTGAGGGACAGTTGGTTGCCACCTGACAACATAAGGCGCTTCCAGGGCATGGAGAAGCTCATCATAGCGCTGGCCGAGATCGCCCCAGGAGCTAGAACGATCGGTGTAGAAAAAGACCTAATTTCCGCGAACCTCTGGGATAAGTTACTCTGTCTGTTGCCTCACTGCAAAATAGAAGACATCTCCCCTGCCATCTTGAGCGCCCGGATGGTCAAGTCAGATGCGGAAATCAAACTCCTCAAAAGAGCCAGTGCCATCTCCCGCCAGGGATTCGAGAGATGCCGAGAAATGCTCAAAGAAGGTATCACCGAAATGGAGATTCAATGCGAGATCGAAAGGGTGCAGCGGGCTATCGGCGCAGAGGAGGCCATGTCGGTCAGAATGCTGGCAGGTTCGGGCTGCTTCGGGTTGGTGGCTTCAGGCCCGAACACGGATCAGATTTGCGGGGGTGCCGTCGCTATTTCCTCAGTGGGCACAAGTCCCGCCCATCCTTACGGCTCATCCCTGCGCTCCCTCAAACAGGGGGACCTGGTGATCGTCAACAAAGGCACCGTCTATCAGGGATACCATGCTGATGAGGCCAGAACCTTCGTTCTCGGAAAGGCTGACGCTAAACAGCAGGAGATGTTCAAGATCACCCGGGAGATACAGACCGAGACTATCGAGGCCGTCAAGCCGGGGGCAGCCGTGAGCGAAATATATGATGCCGCCAAGAGGATTGCCCTCAAGTATGATTGCTTCGACTATTTCATGGGATACGGACAATGCGGTGTGGAATACGTCGGCCACGGGGTAGGTCTGGAGATCGATGAACAACCTTTGATCGCGCCTCGTAACAAGACGGTGCTGCAACCGGGAATGACTTTGGCCATCGAACCCAAACTGGTTGTGCCGGGATGGGGTGGCATTGACATCGAGGATACCGTGCTAGTCACCAAATCGGGTTACGAAAGGTTGACCCACAGCCTAAAAGCGCTATAA